One segment of Cynocephalus volans isolate mCynVol1 chromosome 8, mCynVol1.pri, whole genome shotgun sequence DNA contains the following:
- the LOC134382962 gene encoding protein kish-A-like, which yields MSAIFNFQSLLTVILLFKCTCAYIRSLVPGFLDRNKTGLLGIFWKCPRIDEQKSAYIAVCCVVTAFSVLFIQ from the coding sequence ATGTCTGCCATTTTCAATTTTCAGAGTCTGTTGACTGTAATCTTGCTGTTTAAATGTACCTGTGCTTATATCCGATCCTTGGTACCCGGCTTCCTGGACAGAAATAAAACTGGACTGTTGGGTATATTTTGGAAGTGCCCCAGAATTGATGAACAGAAGAGTGCTTATATTGCAGTGTGCTGTGTAGTGACGGCCTTCAGCGTGCTCTTCATACAGTAG